The Platichthys flesus chromosome 5, fPlaFle2.1, whole genome shotgun sequence genome contains the following window.
CTAGAGTATCATTattgaaatataattaaatcTAAAGTATTGCATTATTAGTTATTACTTTAGGCAAGGTATATATGCAAATGATAATCATTATTACGATGTAGTAATTAAGGGTAATCCAGTTCATTATTTCCTGATTTGACCTTGTAACAATTAAGTGTTTTGTAATTTTGCATGACGGCTGTCAGTCTTCCTGtcttccctctgtgtccctcaTGTTGTCAGTGGTTGTGGGTGTGAAATTGGACACGGCGGTTCTTTTTTGAAACAGAGTTTGTCTAAATATAACATGTACAGGTGATTGCTCTTGCCAAAGAGTCCACTGCTTGCACAGTGAGTCAAGACCCCGGTCTGCTAGATCTACTTTGCAGAGAGGCAGTTGACATTTGCAATAATTTTGGCTTGAGGATTGTTTTCAACCGACTGATGAACGAGTGACCAAAACCGAACCAAAGACCCAAAGAACAGAAAAGTTCTCTCAAAGGCCTCCTCAGACTTCAAGAGTAACATCTTTGCTGCTGTTACCCACTGTTTCCATTATTTATGCCATGGTACGTTCACAGGTTCTTGCCTCGGCCACATATTTATTGTACAACTGTATGCATTATGTCCAAGTATATGCTAAGATTTGACTTCACAGTGAGTAATAGCGATGGTTACCTGTGCAACAGATGTTTGTGGGTTCAACATGAGGTTCTGGAAGGTCCTCTTTAGCACCCATCTTAACTGGTGGAAGAAGGAGCTGTTGTAGGTGATGGTGCGAGCCTTCGGACGTAAGATGAACTCCTTGTCCTGGACGATGCGTTCCAGCTCGGCTCGTGTGTCACTGGCGTAGCTGCAGTTCCTGTACTCCTCTATCAGGTGCTTCTCGATGCTCTGCGTGGAGCTGCTGAGCTCCTCAAACTCCAAATCTGACCctgcacacacaacagacagagcGTTGGGTTGAAGGATTTCATGTGTGGACTTCAAAATGAATACAGAGGATCCATGTCATTTTCTGGGATTTCTTTAAGTTTACATGAGTTAATATCAGATGCTCCATTGGGCCTTGACATATCTATTATGAAGAAAAGTTTCCTCTTGTTGACTGATCACTGTCTTAAATGACTGATTGTCACaataaatttgaaaataagATCAAATCATCACTGTTAATCAACTAATATTTTCTAAGCACTACTCTGCCTAGAATTAACCACACAAGGAACATTATGAAAAAAGATCATTGATCTTATTACTCATATAAAGTTAAATGTTCAATGTGATGCACACATTGAGTTTTTCCAAAAGTTCCTAAATTGATTCTATTATTGAAAGCAAGAGACAACATTTAATCGTGGTTTGGTTTATATGTCTCTTAACCTTCAGAGCCGTTCACTTTGGTCATGGTTGCTGTAGAGTCTCCATTAATAACATCTAGAAAGAAGTCAGCTGGGTTGTTGTGGGGCTCACATGGATAACCTGAAACACATGTCACAAAGATCAGtgtttaataacaataactttTGCTATTGACTCATTAAATATAGTAACTGCACAATCATCTACATGTATttatgaattaaattaaatgaaaattcCTGAACAGAGGAGATTATGAAGCTTTAACATTGAATTTACCAATGTTGGCGAAGTAGTCCAAAGCATTCGGAGCTGGTCCATGATAAACCATTTTACCACTAACCAGCAGAGTCAGAGTGTCAAACAGTCTGTAGATGGAGTAGCGAGGTTGGTGGATCGACATAATAATGGTTCTTCCGCGATTGGCCATTCTGAaaacagatttagtttttaaaaatacaagGAAATACAGTTTTGAATTCAACAGTAATGTTCTGATACAAATTAAGCAGAATTAAATGGATAAAAAATTGTAAATTTTCAGATTCAAAGATACACAATTCTTTGTGTTGTCCAGACACACATAAACCCTTTGACACAGCTTTCTGATATTTTTGCAAAATTGGAGCTCTCTGTCATGGAGGCCGGAGTGTGTCACTgtaataatcaaaacaaatctattgAATTATGAATAGTTTGAATTAAAGAATAATATATTCAGTTTGTTCCATTTTCTGAGGGATCCCACAAGGATCAATCCAAGGAACCTTGCTTTTTactagaaaaataataaaaaggtttAATGCAAGCTTCTTCAAAACGTTCAatgtttttgcttcattttcATCCATATGATGCATATCAGATTGATTCAGATCTGAATACACATCTCTTTAAAAGGCTCAACACGGCATGGGCATGGCTGAGGATTCCTCTCTAAAAAACAATCTGTGTCgaaatcacagaaaaaacaaagacttgAAGGACCTCTGATCAGTTTTTACCTTTTCAGCAACAGTAACACGGAGTTGGCGGTGCTAGCATCCAGTCCAGTGGTTGGTTCATCCAGGAAGAGAACTGAGGGATCGATAATGAGCTCCATACCAATgttcgtcctcttcctctctcctcctgagaTTCCCCGGAGCATCTGTGTGCCAACCTGGAGACAGCGCCCATACAGCACGAgaacaacacagcagggatCAGTCTGTCTGTCCTGACTGTCAGCTGGTTTATTGAAGGTTGACTCAGTCTGCCAGGTAAGAGGTGACATGTATTTAGATGGACATGCGTGTTCATTAACCTTGGAGTCGGCCACTTTGGTGAGACCCAGTTCTGTGATGAGGTGATTGACTCGAGCCTCCTTCTCACTCTGCGGCACGGAGCTGGGCAGCCGCAGAGCAGCGGAGAAACGCAGGTTCTCCCTCACAGTCAGGGTCCCCATGACCACATCGTCCTAAGAGGGACACAAGAGGGTCAAAGGTCGGAGGTGTCGATTTCTACTTTCCTGCTCTGATGcgtttttttctgaattaatCCCATTTCAGGCGTGTGAAGCAGAGAACTTCTCTAAGCTAATGTTTCTCCATATCCAATGGATGTGTCACCTCTAATACCACCACCAgttaaaaatctgtaaaaaaaggtgaaataataAGTAACTCAGATGCACCTGAACCACGTAGCCTGAGAGGCACTTGAAGTTTGGAGGCTGAGGAGCTCCGTCGATGAGAACTTCTCCTGAGAGGCCCGAAGGATCCTTCCTCGCAGCCAGAATATCCAAGAAtctatgaaaaaacaaaaaagtctaataaatctacatttaattttttttttttcttttcttagagGTTGGTGCAGTACTTACGAAGATTTTCCACTTCCAGTAGGTCCGAGAATTGCGTTCAGGCCGGGTCTCATTATCCCACTGCAAGACAATAATACTTAACTGTGTGCCACCAGTTTAACATGGATAAAATATTGGGGCATATTTAATTGGTCTGCATACATTTTTGTAACGTGTAATCTCAGATTTTTGCTTCACATAATCACTTTTATGATACAATTATGTATATTGTGACCCAAATTGGATTAATGTGATCAAATTTGGAAGCACTTAGATAATTTTCATCTTAACTCCTTTTCCGCCTCTATAATAAATAGAATCATGTTCGTGAGAGGTATTTTGCAATCGTTCCGACATACTTAGCATTTCTTGAAAGCTGCGGATTATAAAAGTCTATAATGTGTGAGACCATTGAAAGTAATTCAAAAGCAAATTGTTTGACTTCAGAACAGTGACCCAAAGGCACAAGGGAGCCTAAGAGTCAGTGATATAAAATGGAATTAAAGGACTGAATAAAAGCCTGGTGGTGGATCACGTGACAGCGTTTAATTCGTTTCCCTGGCAGACTGTTCTTTACTGCATCAGAGAGATTATATGCAATAAACCATGCTTAATATCATATAATTAACACTGAGGCAGGAGAAGGCCCAAAAAACTTGTGTGAAATTCATTCTTCCATGGGAAATGTCGGCTGTATTTAATACCATCAGACAGAGGCCAATGTAAGAGTCTATTCACCATTGTTCCTCTTTGGATAAGGATACAATGAGTCGTATTGAACTGACATATAGAAGTTTTACTGTAACATAGTCCCTTAATATTAGgagtaaatattttttaataaactttacaCTAAccgtttctgtttttgtttctggaaGTAAATAAACCACAAGTCAACACATTCATTAAACATTTTGTCTTGTTGTGACAGGTCCATAAATATTAGCAATAATCTGAAATACTATAGTTGTAAATAATTTAATAGTTTTCCTACCAAGCTCTTGGACTAAATGAGTCGAGAAAATTAACAACTGATCAATGTATCGGAGTCCAAACACAAATGGATTGCTATATAAACGTACGTCAAGCTGTACTAAGGATTCTTCTGCTTTTCTTCCACAGTTGCAGGATTTCTGTGGTTGTCTGACTTTAAGAATGGGAGTGATgggaaaacagagaaagacaggtgcatgaagaggaagaacaagcaAACGAGTTTAACGACTGACTTGAGGTCCACCAGGATTTCCTTGGGGCTGCTTTTCCTCTTGCAGAAGCCGCTCCTCAGCTGCACTTTGTACTGGACGTTGTGGAAGCTCACGGTGGACCCACACGGTGGCTTGCTCTGCTCCGAGAACGTGACCCCCTTTGAAGTGGCCGTCCCGTTGGTGCTGAGGTCTTCCAGCATTGCGACGTTgatgtgattggatctctccaTCGTCCTCTGCGGCGAGCACCCTGTCGAATAACTGGAGAGACACGTGTCTTTTTATGGATTTAATAAACACTGTGACGATGCAAAATGATACAGATGTAGGTAAAGAAAGTGTgacaataaatcaatgaatccCTGATTATTAAAAAACGTATGAAATAAAACATCGACCCCACAGGAAAgtgtcttctctgtgtgtggcagTGGTGGAATAAGGATTCTGATTATTTACTCAAGTAATAAAATAACAGTATCTGTTAAAAACCCTCTGTTACAAATAAGTCCTACTTTCAAATTCCTACCTAGGAAAAAATGCAAAggtataaatgtaaaaatgaataGCCTTGTAGTGATatattagtattattttatatttatacaatatTATTAGATTGTTAATAATGATGCAGTAGTATTTTATTGGTGTAGGTGGTTTCTGTGAAGCCTGGCTCCCAACACAACTAATACGTACAACAGTCGGATTCAAAACTTTCCTTAAGCAAAGTACGAGAGAAGCAGTTGTAAActgagaaaaatatttaatgcaTAAGGATCTACGTGGATTATTGTATCACCTGAGAACAAATAAGAAACACTTCATCTGCAGAATGTGATGGCGAGTGAACTTCACCAGATGCTCGCCGCCGCACCGCTGGCTGTTTCTTTTATATCATTAACCAGTCTTTAATAGAGACACATATTAGCTGTGAAGTAAAGTCCAGATTGATAAATCTGAATTGTATCATATTTAATTCATAATTTGTATGaataacaataatttaaataatcttAAACAACCACATCAACAtctgaggggggaaaaaaatgacagCCTGAGAGGAGAAGTAATACTTTTGTGGCAGGAATTCAACAGCTTCCATTTAAAGTCATCATCTCATTTACAAATAGGTTTATGTTGGCATTTAACACAAACAGTGCGACCATAAAACCCAAAGACAGCAAACTcattatatacaaataaaatacaataaatctgTATTCATACCatagttttaaaaacaagaggTCATATTTAAATAAGCCTTCAAAGATATTTCCGTGATCTCTTattgcaaaataaaaatatatgtgaataaataacggtaataaataaaaaatttcgGAAAAAGTAAGTTGCAATTTCCATACAACCTACATGGTTCTCCTCAGGTTTGTTGTGTACACTGAGGTCTTGTCCATGTTAAGTGTGGATTTGGTGGTTTTAGGAACCTGTTACCACGTCAGTTACATTTTTTGAGTCCAGAGAAATACCgttaaaatggtaaaaaattcttaaaaaagaaataaacagagCACATATTCACTAATATTGAAAATTGAACTCAtcatacatacattttcaagATGGGTCCtttctttacatttacaaaCTTTGTCGGACAAATTGTATAAAGTCAATGTTAAACTAATATGTTGTCATTTTTCTACTAAACCTTACAAAGATCTGATCCATAATACTTTAGCAAATTCTGGcaacaaaatgttttctaaccctaatacattttttttcagttgcAGTGGATTCAATGCAACAAGAAGCGAGGTTGCAACTGTGTGTAAAATCAGATGCTCCAGCCTCAGACAGCagagagtgacagcagagaGTGACACGAGAGAAAGAGCTACTGAAATGAAGACCTCCTTTACAAACGATGAGCAGCAACAGGTCTCTGagaataaaattaataaataacagATGAATGCAAATAGTTGCAGTGACTCACCGAGCAGTGAGACTGTGGGaagtcctgctgctgcagcctgaacAGGCGGACTAACATCAGCTCCTGACAGCAGGGACAGGTGCCTCGCTACTCACTGGGATCCCACCCAACCCACATGGTTTTAACCCTCACCTCTCCAGCACACATCGTGTCAACGAGGACATCACTTTGAATCGGTCTTACATGGAAGAGCAGCTGATACTTAAATTCAATGAGAACTTTAAACCTCAACACCAGACAAAAATGGAATTAAAGGCGCCAAACATTTGAAGGTCAACTTTTGGCCTACAAATTAAGAAAGTTTCAGAGGTTTGCAAATTTAGAGTTTTTGTGCTGAAAATGCATTGAAATAAACAGCTGCCTGGTTAAGGACACAATTCAAACACAGCTTCATGTTTTGTGAAGATATTGACTAAAAAGTGAATAAAGCACAAGACATTTAAAATCGTTAAGACCTTAACATGGAATAAAATACCATTAAAAGGGACAAATATCCTAACGCAAACTTTGATGGAGTTTGGGCTTAAATGTTAAGAAAGTTTTAGTCGTGAATAAAACTGTACATTAAAAGTCAATTAAACCTCAAAATAATACCGAAACATACTTAAAGGATTAACACGTAAAATGTGATGGAGTATAGGTTTACAGGTTAGGAAAGTTTCAGAAATCTATGAATGTTTAGTTTTTGTGCTGAATGCATGGAAATCAATGGCTGtctgctgaaaaacaaaggagaacacagcagcaggttttatGATAAGTAAAGAATGAATCTTGCAGCAacaagttttagtttgaaaaaccacaaaatgaaactaaaatgcagtcaaattaaactaaatcaaaaatgcAAACagagtatatatagtataataaGATTAAGTCGTCTATGAATTTTGTTTGTGAGCTGAAAATACATGGAAATCAATGGTTGACCGGCTAAGGACAAATTATTAACACATCAGCATGGGTGTtgataatgtaaagtgaaaGTGTATTGATTTGTGCTCAGctctctaaatatatatatttcatgcacacacacaagtgtattTAACTGGCATCTCCATTCCTCTTAATTTTCTAGCATCAATTTGTGAAggatgttgacacacacacgcacgcacacgcacacgcacacgcacacgcacacgcccacacacacacacacacacacacacacacacacaacaaacctgaTGATATAGATTTTAAAAAGTTCTTTGTCAGAGAGATGTTCACGACTGGCGGCGTTTATCAGCTGCAGCTGTGCGCGCTCCCGAGAGGTGCACGCAGTTTTCGGAGGGCAGACGGAACTCGGCAGTACACCAGAAGAAGAGATCAATAAACCGTAGAGATAAACACAGGCGACTTACCACAGGTGTCACGGGAAAGTTGGTGTCCATGAAAGCCAACCTGCAGCTTAGTGAGCTAACTTTAGCATCTGTTGCTCTTCCTGCAACAGGAAGACATAAtatgtaagggggggggggggctaaaggATAATAATGGCCTAAAGGAGCGTAAATGATAAATCACTGGGTCCAACTGCTTCTTTGTGGTAGTTTACAGTAGCTCGATTGTGTTAAGAAACTCCGCCACAAACACTGCAATTAAAGTAGAGAGACTTTACTGTGGCATCTGTGTAGCTGCAGTTCCATAGCTCACCACTGATTTGATGTGGAAGACAGCTGATAGAGTGGCGCTGTGTCGTGCTCTTCCCACTTGAAGACTGAGCATTCAGCGTAGAAGAACTCTAGAATAAAGTTTTGAAGATGTTTCTGTTGTATGAACCATATCTGTTTATACAGAAGGTACACTGAATAGTTCACGTGCATAGTTCA
Protein-coding sequences here:
- the abcg2d gene encoding broad substrate specificity ATP-binding cassette transporter ABCG2d is translated as MERSNHINVAMLEDLSTNGTATSKGVTFSEQSKPPCGSTVSFHNVQYKVQLRSGFCKRKSSPKEILVDLNGIMRPGLNAILGPTGSGKSSFLDILAARKDPSGLSGEVLIDGAPQPPNFKCLSGYVVQDDVVMGTLTVRENLRFSAALRLPSSVPQSEKEARVNHLITELGLTKVADSKVGTQMLRGISGGERKRTNIGMELIIDPSVLFLDEPTTGLDASTANSVLLLLKRMANRGRTIIMSIHQPRYSIYRLFDTLTLLVSGKMVYHGPAPNALDYFANIGYPCEPHNNPADFFLDVINGDSTATMTKVNGSEGSDLEFEELSSSTQSIEKHLIEEYRNCSYASDTRAELERIVQDKEFILRPKARTITYNSSFFHQLRWVLKRTFQNLMLNPQTSVAQLGVNIFLALIVGAIFFGIKDDQSGLQNRMGALFFITTNQCFSTVSAAELFITERKLFVHEYISGYYRVSVYFLSKILSDITLRTFTSVVFSCIVYFMIGLKSTVPAFFIFTLTVTLVAYTATAMTMAISADQSVVALANIFMTISFVFMMIFSGLLVNLPSVMDWLAWLKYLSIPRYGLAALNINEFVGLKFCEEAVIQDANMSAGASNCSTSTAALTCTGEQYLDYLGIEYTTWGLWENHTALGVMSIVFLLIAYLKLRFIKKFT